One stretch of Streptomyces sp. MMBL 11-1 DNA includes these proteins:
- a CDS encoding papain-like cysteine protease family protein: MRNRRVRPGRFSFTALLAAVLLAVPAGTATAAQSPDGATGSTVAAAQRLNITMQAQQQSNWCWAAGGTTIAAWFGRNYSQNQFCNAAFNRGQNSQCPNSQATLGNVQTGLSWAGVRPGSYVTGWLRYPTVQAEISARRPIETRIQWSSGGGHMHVIYGYDDANSWVYWGDPWPSSDRYNWASHAWYVNNNEFSWTHSLYRIGA; the protein is encoded by the coding sequence ATGCGCAACCGAAGAGTCAGGCCCGGAAGGTTCTCGTTCACCGCCCTCCTGGCCGCCGTCCTGCTCGCCGTCCCCGCGGGCACCGCCACCGCCGCCCAGTCCCCGGACGGGGCGACGGGCTCCACCGTCGCCGCCGCCCAGCGGCTCAACATCACCATGCAGGCGCAACAGCAGAGCAACTGGTGCTGGGCGGCCGGCGGCACCACCATCGCCGCCTGGTTCGGCCGCAACTACTCCCAGAACCAGTTCTGCAACGCCGCCTTCAACCGCGGCCAGAACTCCCAGTGCCCCAACTCGCAGGCCACCCTGGGCAACGTCCAGACCGGACTGTCCTGGGCCGGGGTCAGGCCCGGCAGCTACGTCACCGGCTGGCTGCGCTACCCGACCGTGCAGGCCGAGATATCGGCCCGGCGCCCCATCGAGACCCGTATCCAGTGGTCGTCCGGCGGCGGCCACATGCATGTCATCTACGGGTACGACGACGCCAACAGCTGGGTCTACTGGGGCGACCCGTGGCCCTCCAGCGACCGCTACAACTGGGCCTCGCACGCCTGGTACGTCAACAACAACGAGTTCTCCTGGACCCACTCGCTCTACCGGATCGGGGCGTGA
- a CDS encoding Rieske (2Fe-2S) protein, protein MPGLPAARRTVLKGAALAGAAGLGAAACSTESKLGHAENPTPTAPVDLGAASEVPVGGAKLYREQRLVVVCPAKGEYKAFSAQCTHGGCVLDKVEGTEGHCPCHGSRFDMTTGKPVKGPATVPLPAVPVTAEGGKLVAAPDA, encoded by the coding sequence ATGCCCGGCCTGCCCGCCGCCCGCCGTACCGTGCTGAAGGGCGCCGCGCTCGCCGGCGCCGCCGGGCTGGGAGCGGCCGCCTGCTCCACCGAGTCCAAGCTCGGCCACGCCGAGAACCCCACCCCCACCGCCCCCGTCGACCTCGGGGCCGCCTCCGAGGTGCCCGTGGGCGGGGCCAAGCTCTACCGCGAGCAGCGCCTGGTCGTCGTCTGCCCGGCGAAGGGCGAGTACAAGGCGTTCAGCGCCCAGTGCACCCATGGCGGCTGTGTCCTGGACAAGGTCGAGGGCACCGAAGGCCACTGCCCCTGCCACGGCAGCCGCTTCGACATGACCACCGGCAAGCCGGTGAAGGGTCCGGCGACCGTGCCGCTGCCCGCCGTCCCGGTCACCGCCGAGGGCGGAAAGCTCGTCGCGGCCCCCGACGCCTGA
- the uvrA gene encoding excinuclease ABC subunit UvrA, whose protein sequence is MADRLIVRGAREHNLKNVSLDLPRDSLIVFTGLSGSGKSSLAFDTIFAEGQRRYVESLSSYARQFLGQMDKPDVDFIEGLSPAVSIDQKSTSRNPRSTVGTITEVYDYLRLLFARIGKPHCPECHRPISRQSPQAIVDKVLGLPEGSRFQVLSPLVRERKGEFVDLFADLQTKGYSRARVDGATIQLAEPPTLKKQEKHTIEVVVDRLTVKDSAKRRLTDSVETALGLSGGMVVLDFVDLPEDDPERERMFSEHLYCPYDDLSFEELEPRSFSFNSPFGACPDCTGIGTRMEVDPELIVPDEEKSLDEGAIHPWSHGHTKEYFGRLIGALSEALGFRTDIPWAGLPQRAKKALLFGHKIQTEVRYRNRYGRERAYTTPAFEGAVQFVKRRHTEAESDSSRERFEGYMREVPCPTCEGTRLKPIVLAVTVMERSIAEVAAMSISECAEFLGRLKLNARDKKIAERVLKEVNERLRFLVDVGLDYLSLNRAAGTLSGGEAQRIRLATQIGSGLVGVLYVLDEPSIGLHQRDNHRLIETLVRLRDMGNTLIVVEHDEDTIKVADWVVDIGPGAGEHGGKVVHSGSLKELLANKESITGQYLSGKRSIPTPDIRRPVDPDRRLTVHGARENNLQDIDVSFPLGVLTAVTGVSGSGKSTLVNDILYTHLARELNGAKSVPGRHTRVDGDDLVDKVVHVDQSPIGRTPRSNPATYTGVFDHVRRLFAETMEAKVRGYLPGRFSFNVKGGRCENCSGDGTIKIEMNFLPDVYVPCEVCHGARYNRETLEVHYKGKSIAEVLDMPIEEGLEFFEAVPTIARHLRTLNEVGLGYVRLGQSAPTLSGGEAQRVKLASELQKRSTGRTVYVLDEPTTGLHFEDISKLITVLSGLVDKGNTVIVIEHNLDVIKTADWVVDMGPEGGNGGGLVVAEGTPEQVASVPASHTGKFLQSILDADRVSEAAVPSGRSTTRKAAARRTTPAKKTAAAAKKAAVTKANAAGAKAGTAKAATRKAAAKKTTRARKA, encoded by the coding sequence GTGGCCGACCGTCTCATCGTCCGTGGCGCGCGCGAGCACAACCTGAAGAACGTCTCGCTCGATCTGCCCCGCGACTCCCTCATCGTCTTCACCGGGCTCTCCGGGTCGGGCAAGTCGTCCCTCGCGTTCGACACGATCTTCGCCGAGGGGCAGCGCCGCTACGTCGAGTCGCTCTCCTCGTACGCCCGGCAGTTCCTCGGCCAGATGGACAAGCCGGACGTCGACTTCATCGAAGGCCTCTCCCCGGCGGTCTCCATCGACCAGAAGTCGACCTCGCGCAATCCGCGCTCCACGGTCGGCACCATCACCGAGGTCTACGACTACCTCCGGCTGCTCTTCGCCAGGATCGGCAAGCCGCACTGCCCCGAGTGCCATCGCCCCATCTCCCGCCAGTCGCCGCAGGCCATCGTCGACAAGGTCCTCGGCCTGCCCGAGGGCAGCCGCTTCCAGGTCCTCTCACCGCTGGTGCGCGAGCGCAAGGGCGAGTTCGTCGACCTCTTCGCCGACCTCCAGACCAAGGGCTACAGCCGGGCCAGGGTCGACGGCGCCACCATCCAGCTCGCCGAGCCGCCCACGCTCAAGAAGCAGGAGAAGCACACCATCGAGGTGGTCGTCGACCGCCTCACGGTCAAGGACAGCGCCAAGCGCCGGCTGACCGACTCGGTCGAGACCGCGCTCGGCCTCTCCGGCGGCATGGTCGTGCTCGACTTCGTCGACCTCCCCGAGGACGACCCCGAGCGCGAGCGGATGTTCTCCGAGCACCTCTACTGCCCGTACGACGACCTCTCCTTCGAGGAGCTGGAGCCGCGCTCCTTCTCCTTCAACTCGCCCTTCGGCGCCTGCCCCGACTGCACCGGCATCGGCACCCGCATGGAGGTTGACCCGGAGCTGATCGTCCCGGACGAGGAGAAGTCCCTCGACGAGGGCGCGATCCACCCCTGGTCCCACGGCCACACCAAGGAGTACTTCGGCCGCCTCATCGGCGCGCTCTCCGAAGCGCTCGGCTTCCGTACGGACATCCCCTGGGCCGGGCTGCCGCAGCGGGCCAAGAAGGCCCTGCTCTTCGGCCACAAGATCCAGACCGAGGTCCGCTACCGCAACCGTTACGGGCGCGAGCGCGCCTACACCACCCCCGCCTTCGAGGGTGCGGTGCAGTTCGTCAAGAGGCGCCACACCGAGGCCGAGAGCGACTCCAGCCGGGAGCGCTTCGAGGGCTACATGCGCGAGGTGCCCTGCCCGACCTGCGAGGGCACCCGGCTGAAGCCGATCGTGCTCGCGGTGACGGTGATGGAGAGGTCCATCGCGGAGGTCGCCGCGATGTCGATCAGCGAGTGCGCCGAGTTCCTCGGCCGCCTCAAGCTGAACGCCCGCGACAAGAAGATCGCCGAGCGGGTGCTCAAGGAGGTCAACGAGCGGCTGAGGTTCCTCGTCGACGTCGGCCTGGATTATCTGTCGCTGAACCGCGCGGCCGGCACCCTGTCCGGCGGCGAGGCCCAGCGCATCCGGCTGGCCACCCAGATCGGCTCCGGCCTGGTCGGCGTGCTGTACGTCCTGGACGAGCCGTCCATCGGTCTGCACCAGCGCGACAACCACCGGCTCATCGAGACCCTGGTCCGGCTGCGCGACATGGGCAACACGCTCATCGTCGTCGAGCACGACGAGGACACCATCAAGGTCGCCGACTGGGTCGTCGACATCGGCCCCGGCGCGGGCGAGCACGGCGGCAAGGTCGTCCACTCCGGCTCGCTCAAGGAGCTCCTGGCCAACAAGGAGTCCATCACCGGCCAGTATCTGTCCGGCAAGCGGTCCATCCCGACCCCCGACATCCGCCGCCCGGTCGACCCGGACCGCCGTCTCACCGTGCACGGCGCCCGGGAGAACAACCTCCAGGACATCGACGTCTCCTTCCCGCTCGGCGTCCTCACCGCCGTCACGGGCGTCTCCGGGTCCGGGAAGTCGACGCTGGTCAACGACATCCTCTACACCCACCTGGCCCGCGAGCTGAACGGCGCCAAGTCGGTCCCCGGCCGCCACACCCGGGTCGACGGCGACGACCTCGTCGACAAGGTGGTGCACGTCGACCAGTCGCCCATCGGCCGGACCCCGCGGTCCAACCCGGCGACGTACACCGGAGTCTTCGACCACGTCCGTCGGCTCTTCGCCGAGACGATGGAGGCGAAGGTGCGCGGCTATCTGCCGGGCCGCTTCTCCTTCAACGTCAAGGGGGGCCGCTGCGAGAACTGCTCCGGCGACGGCACCATCAAGATCGAGATGAACTTCCTGCCCGACGTGTACGTCCCGTGCGAGGTCTGCCACGGAGCGCGCTACAACCGGGAGACCCTGGAGGTCCACTACAAGGGCAAGTCCATCGCCGAGGTGCTGGACATGCCGATCGAGGAGGGCCTGGAGTTCTTCGAGGCCGTCCCGACGATCGCCCGCCACCTCCGCACTCTCAACGAGGTCGGCCTCGGGTATGTGCGGCTGGGGCAGTCCGCGCCAACGCTCTCCGGCGGTGAGGCGCAGCGCGTCAAGCTGGCGAGCGAGCTCCAGAAGCGCTCCACCGGCCGCACGGTCTACGTCCTGGACGAGCCGACCACCGGTCTGCACTTCGAGGACATCAGCAAGCTGATCACCGTGCTCTCCGGCCTGGTGGACAAGGGCAACACGGTCATCGTCATCGAGCACAACCTCGATGTCATCAAGACCGCCGACTGGGTCGTCGACATGGGCCCCGAGGGCGGCAACGGCGGTGGCCTGGTGGTCGCCGAGGGCACGCCGGAGCAGGTCGCCTCGGTCCCCGCCAGCCACACCGGCAAGTTCCTCCAGTCCATCCTGGACGCGGACCGCGTCAGCGAGGCCGCGGTGCCCTCCGGGCGGAGCACGACCCGCAAGGCGGCCGCCCGCAGGACCACCCCGGCGAAGAAGACGGCAGCCGCGGCCAAGAAGGCCGCGGTGACCAAGGCGAACGCCGCGGGCGCCAAGGCGGGTACGGCCAAGGCCGCCACCAGGAAGGCCGCCGCGAAGAAGACCACCCGCGCCCGCAAGGCCTGA